One window of the Primulina eburnea isolate SZY01 chromosome 18, ASM2296580v1, whole genome shotgun sequence genome contains the following:
- the LOC140819044 gene encoding uncharacterized protein, which produces MDVAEAEIQGLKAQVAQLTEENAQLTHMVEILQEEEPEEEPEEEEPIEIDEPIAAIGDEEIGLVNSNANQPPPPPPQNGVKFHYESPRKNRCPTFSGAADPEVSQSSLKSVETQLRLLEVLEVLKVDVIVLFLEDRAGKWWEAISPAMTTAGSITWQRFRETFLKQYYPAKVKLQKLSEFENFSQAPDMSVVEYTSQFNALGSYAPAIMADEVLKFHCFKKGWNSMIQSPLVVYQPANFSDLMGAAI; this is translated from the exons ATGGACGTGGCTGAGGCGGAGATTCAGGGACTTAAGGCACAGGTGGCACAGCTCACAGAAGAGAACGCCCAGCTCACCCATATGGTGGAGATACTGCAAGAGGAAGAGCCAGAGGAGGAACCGGAAGAGGAGGAGCCGATAGAGATCGATGAGCCTATAGCTGCCATAGGGGATGAAGAGATAG GGTTAGTAAACTCGAATGCCAAtcaaccaccaccacctccaccacagaACGGAGTCAAGTTCCACTATGAGTCACCGCGCAAGAACAGGTGTCCAACTTTCAGTGGCGCTGCCGACCCTGAAGTTAGCCAGAGTTCGCTAAAAAGCGTGGAGACTCAGTTGCGACTGTTGGAAGTCCTTGAGGTACTAAAGGTGGACGTGATTGTGCTTTTCCTGGAGGATAGAGCAGGCAAGTGGTGGGAAGCAATCTCACCAGCCATGACAACTGCAGGATCAATCACGTGGCAGCGTTTCAGGGAAACTTTTCTAAAACAGTATTACCCAGCCAAGGTCAAACTGCAGAAACTGAGTGAGTTTGAAAATTTCAGTCAAGCTCCAGACATGTCAGTTGTGGAATACACCTCTCAGTTCAATGCCCTAGGATCTTATGCTCCGGCAATCATGGCGGACGAAGTTCTGAAATTTCACTGCTTTAAGAAAGGGTGGAACAGCATGATCCAATCACCTCTAGTAGTCTACCAACCTGCAAATTTTTCCGACCTGATGGGCGCAGCTATCTGA
- the LOC140819880 gene encoding protein DETOXIFICATION 21-like produces MENNTREALWNEVAAKNQDESLKHKTWNESKKIWVVAGPAIFTRCSTFGVIIISQTFVGHIGATELAAFALVITVLMRFSNGLLLGMASGLETLCGQAYGARQYHMLGIFLQRSWVVLVLASILLLPIFVFAAPIFKVLGQDESIADMAGTISFWFIPVIYSYITSFSCQMFLQAQSKNKIISYLAAFSLCIHILLSWLLTVKYKFGIVGAAISTILAYWIPNIGQLAFIFSGQCKETWKGFSMLAFKDLWPVIKLSLSAGAMLCLELWYTSILILLTGRLKNAEVEIDALSICLNINGWEIMISFGFLAAASVRISNELGSGDPRAAKFSIAVIVITSFSIGLVLFVVSLFLRDHIGYMFTKSPQVAAEVAHLSPLLAFSMLMNSVQPVLSGVAIGAGWQTTVVYVNIGSYYLIGIPIGTILGYVMKLQLKGVWIGMLTGTLIQTIILITLTYKTDWEEQVSIAQKRVNRWLVEAEE; encoded by the exons ATGGAGAACAATACTAGGGAAGCTTTGTGGAATGAGGTAGCGGCCAAAAACCAAGATGAGAGTCTTAAACATAAGACATGGAATGAAAGCAAAAAAATATGGGTTGTGGCTGGCCCTGCTATATTCACTCGGTGCTCGACATTTGGGGTGATCATCATCAGCCAGACATTTGTTGGACACATTGGTGCTACTGAGCTTGCTGCCTTTGCTCTCGTTATTACTGTCCTTATGAGATTTTCTAATGGATTGTTG TTAGGCATGGCTAGCGGATTGGAAACTTTATGTGGGCAAGCATATGGTGCTAGACAGTATCACATGCTTGGGATATTCCTTCAACGATCATGGGTCGTCTTGGTTCTAGCATCAATATTATTGCTgcctatttttgtttttgctgCCCCGATATTTAAAGTTTTGGGACAGGATGAAAGTATCGCTGACATGGCGGGAACTATATCCTTTTGGTTCATTCCCGTGATATATTCCTATATCACATCCTTCAGCTGTCAAATGTTCCTACAAGCACAGAGCAAGAACAAGATTATCTCTTATTTGGCAGCATTTTCCTTGTGTATCCACATTCTTCTCTCATGGCTTTTGACAGTCAAATACAAGTTTGGAATTGTTGGTGCCGCCATATCCACTATTTTGGCATACTGGATCCCCAATATTGGTCAACTGGCATTCATATTCTCCGGACAGTGTAAAGAAACATGGAAAGGTTTTTCAATGTTAGCTTTCAAAGATCTTTGGCCTGTGATCAAGCTTTCTTTGTCGGCTGGTGCCATGCTCTG CCTTGAACTCTGGTACACTTCTATATTGATTCTCCTGACAGGGAGATTGAAAAATGCGGAGGTTGAAATTGACGCACTATCCATATG CCTGAACATCAACGGGTGGGAAATTATGATATCTTTTGGTTTCTTGGCTGCAGCAAG TGTTCGTATCTCGAACGAGCTTGGAAGTGGAGATCCTAGAGCTGCAAAATTCTCGATCGCGGTGATAGTCATAACATCGTTTTCCATCGGGCTAGTTCTCTTCGTGGTTTCTCTCTTCTTGAGGGATCATATAGGTTACATGTTCACAAAAAGTCCTCAAGTTGCAGCAGAAGTGGCTCACTTGTCTCCTCTTCTAGCTTTTTCCATGCTCATGAATAGCGTTCAACCCGTTCTTTCTG GTGTTGCCATTGGCGCCGGATGGCAAACCACTGTAGTCTATGTTAACATAGGATCCTATTACCTTATAGGAATCCCTATTGGAACCATTCTTGGTTATGTAATGAAATTACAACTCAAG GGAGTTTGGATAGGAATGCTAACAGGCACACTCATCCAAACTATTATACTCATCACACTAACATATAAAACTGATTGGGAGGAACAG GTTTCAATAGCTCAAAAGAGAGTTAACAGATGGTTGGTGGAAGCTGAAGAGTAG